Proteins from a genomic interval of Longimicrobiaceae bacterium:
- the nfi gene encoding deoxyribonuclease V (cleaves DNA at apurinic or apyrimidinic sites), whose protein sequence is MSSTEPAALHHGWNLSIAEAREVQLRLREQLVLQAPPNFAPRTVAGADISTEKHAHEGFAGIVVLDAATLAPVGEATAVAHLPMPYVPGYLSFRELPALALAWERLGEKPEVLVFDGQGLAHPRRFGVACHGGVLFGIPTIGCGKSILIGKHGELGPERGATAELVDKGEVVGMAVRTRAGCKPVYVSPGHLMDLGTAVRIVLAASPRFREPETTRQAHRLVNRLRRAASPEAQPTDARPPQDDPV, encoded by the coding sequence ATGTCATCGACCGAGCCCGCCGCGCTGCACCATGGCTGGAACCTCTCCATCGCCGAAGCACGCGAGGTGCAGCTGCGGCTCCGCGAGCAGCTGGTGCTCCAGGCTCCGCCCAACTTCGCGCCGCGCACCGTCGCGGGCGCCGACATCTCCACCGAGAAGCACGCGCACGAAGGCTTCGCCGGCATAGTCGTGCTCGACGCGGCCACGCTCGCGCCCGTGGGCGAGGCGACCGCCGTCGCGCATCTCCCCATGCCGTACGTGCCTGGCTACCTCTCGTTCCGCGAGCTTCCCGCGCTCGCCCTCGCGTGGGAGCGGCTGGGTGAGAAGCCGGAGGTGCTGGTCTTCGACGGCCAGGGGCTGGCGCACCCGCGGCGGTTCGGCGTCGCCTGCCACGGCGGCGTGCTGTTCGGCATCCCCACCATCGGCTGCGGCAAGTCCATCCTCATCGGCAAGCACGGCGAGCTCGGCCCCGAGCGCGGCGCCACCGCCGAGCTGGTCGACAAGGGCGAGGTCGTGGGCATGGCCGTGCGGACGCGCGCCGGCTGCAAGCCGGTCTACGTCTCCCCCGGCCACCTGATGGACCTCGGCACCGCCGTCCGCATCGTCCTCGCCGCCAGCCCGCGCTTCCGCGAGCCGGAGACGACGCGCCAGGCGCACCGCCTGGTCAACCGCCTCCGCCGCGCCGCATCCCCCGAAGCGCAACCGACGGATGCACGCCCGCCGCAAGACGATCCGGTGTGA
- a CDS encoding sigma-70 family RNA polymerase sigma factor, translating into MNVTQLFLEHYDGLFRYLVRLTGDSDLAADAAQEAFVRLVERPPQDRNVRAWLFAVATNVVRDGARARARWLTLLMGSPDRVPMGDVGPGPEEQMASGERRRLVRAALDRMSWKERTVLLMREEGFAHHEIAQAVGTTTGSVGTMLARALRKLSAELAATSESLR; encoded by the coding sequence TTGAACGTCACCCAGCTCTTCCTGGAGCATTACGACGGGCTGTTCAGGTACCTCGTCCGCCTCACCGGCGACTCGGACCTGGCCGCCGACGCCGCGCAGGAAGCGTTCGTGCGGCTGGTGGAACGCCCGCCGCAGGACCGCAACGTGCGCGCGTGGCTGTTCGCCGTGGCCACCAACGTGGTGCGCGACGGCGCGCGTGCACGGGCGCGCTGGCTCACGCTGCTCATGGGCTCGCCGGACCGCGTGCCCATGGGCGACGTGGGCCCCGGGCCCGAGGAGCAGATGGCCAGCGGCGAGCGCAGGCGCCTGGTGCGGGCCGCGCTGGACCGGATGAGCTGGAAGGAGCGCACGGTTCTGCTGATGCGTGAAGAGGGCTTCGCCCACCACGAGATCGCCCAGGCGGTCGGCACGACGACTGGCTCCGTGGGAACCATGCTCGCACGCGCGCTCCGCAAGCTGTCGG
- the pdxH gene encoding pyridoxamine 5'-phosphate oxidase, whose product MTDHTSHVPAAPDANPLRRFGELLERARASTEIREPTAMSLATADERGRPSVRIVLLKGFDERGFVFYTNLGSRKGRELAANPFAALCFHWQPFEVQVRVEGAVQAVDAAEADEYFASRARGSQVGAWASRQSTELPARVDLDQRIAFVEARFGDGAIPRPEFWSGFRVVPERIEFWQGRPSRLHERDVYARDLSVPGTWRTGQLYP is encoded by the coding sequence TTGACCGACCACACCTCGCACGTGCCCGCCGCGCCGGACGCCAATCCGTTGCGCCGCTTCGGCGAGCTGCTGGAGCGCGCCCGCGCCAGCACCGAGATCCGCGAGCCCACCGCCATGTCGCTCGCCACGGCAGACGAGCGCGGCCGGCCCTCCGTGCGCATCGTGCTGCTCAAGGGGTTCGACGAGCGCGGTTTCGTCTTCTACACCAACCTGGGCAGCCGCAAGGGGCGCGAGCTGGCGGCCAACCCCTTCGCCGCGCTCTGCTTCCACTGGCAGCCGTTCGAGGTGCAGGTGCGCGTCGAGGGCGCCGTGCAGGCCGTGGACGCCGCCGAGGCCGACGAATACTTCGCCTCGCGCGCGCGCGGCAGCCAGGTGGGCGCGTGGGCGTCGCGGCAGAGCACCGAGCTGCCGGCGCGCGTGGACCTGGACCAGCGCATCGCGTTCGTGGAAGCGCGGTTCGGCGACGGCGCCATCCCCCGGCCGGAGTTCTGGTCCGGCTTCCGCGTGGTCCCGGAGCGCATCGAGTTCTGGCAGGGCCGCCCCAGCCGCCTCCACGAGCGCGACGTCTACGCGCGCGACCTATCGGTCCCCGGCACCTGGCGGACCGGGCAGCTCTACCCGTAG